A region from the Triticum aestivum cultivar Chinese Spring chromosome 3D, IWGSC CS RefSeq v2.1, whole genome shotgun sequence genome encodes:
- the LOC542928 gene encoding uncharacterized protein, protein MARKRKTDAAPRLDEADRTLYSSFCGAANSLSQLYSQAMAQQKLSFQAGERHALEKLHQWILRKHDEESRLTVADIMSHIQHEIDYGGTDAHVSPRVHQHPMSVNPFTSIQPSAGSYAQATSGHAPRPSLSDQSKNTIFSNALSSPVRRSLQTYHLTQGAGNGGRNTEANSAGQNREANSASSNDTSMDMVSDSAGNGYY, encoded by the exons atggcccgAAAGAGAAAGACGGACGCCGCGCCGCGGTTGGACGAGGCCGACCGCACGCTCTACTCCAGCTTCTGCGGCGCCGCCAATTCCCTCTCCCAGCTATACTCCCAGGCCATGGCCCAGCAGAAGCTCTCCTTCCAGGCTGGCGAGCGGCACGCCCTC GAAAAGCTCCACCAATGGATCTTGAGGAAGCATGATGAGGAGTCGAGGCTTACTGTTGCGGACATAATGTCACACATCCAG CATGAGATTGACTATGGAGGTACTGATGCACATGTATCCCCAAGGGTACATCAGCATCCCATGAGTGTGAATCCGTTTACAAGTATCCAACCCTCAGCTGGGTCGTACGCACAAGCAACATCCGGGCATGCTCCCAGACCCAGCCTCAGTGACCAGTCAAAGAATACAATATTCTCAAATGCATTATCAAGCCCGGTCCGCAGGAGCCTCCAGACGTATCACTTAACCCAAGGTGCTGGTAATGGAGGACGGAACACTGAAGCAAACTCAGCCGGGCAAAACCGAGAGGCCAACTCTGCAAGCTCCAATGACACCTCCATGGACATGGTTTCAGACAGCGCAGGAAATGGGTACTACTAA